GTACGACCTCGTCCAGCCCCTCGCCGCGCAGCGCCGAGACCCAGAGACCCAGCGCCACGAACCGCGTCTCCCAGCTGTAGGCGCCGCCGGCGGCGCAACGGCTGGCACCTGCTGCGGCGGCCGGTCCGGCCAGCTCGGTGTCGCCGTCGGAGGCGAGTGTCTCGGCAAGGACCCACCGGCACCAGCGCTCGTCGGACGTACGCCCGGCCGCCTCGCACGCCTCCGCCGCCGCGGTCAGCTCCGCCTGCCAGCCCTCCTGACGCTGGGCCGCCGCGGCGATCGCCAACGCGGCCACGACCGGCGCCGGTCGATCGCCTTCGGCACGCGACCGCGCGGCCGCCACCGCCGCCTCGATCGCCGCACGGTCGGCGGTACCGACCGCGGCCAGGATCCGGATCCGGTCCAGCTCGGCCAGCTGCGCGTCGTCGAGTCCGTCCGCCGCGCCGGTCGCCGTTTCCAGCGCGCCGGCCGGATCCCCGGCCTGCAACAGCGCCTCCGCGCGCAACACGCGATGCGCGGCGTTGTGCTCGCCGCCGTCGAAGCTGTCCAGCACGCGTACGGCAGCGTGATAGCGGCCGACCGACAGCGCGGCGGCCACCGCGTCCAGCCGCACCTCCACCGGAATGTCCACCCCGTCGAGACCGGCCGCGAGCAGCAGGCTCGAGCACCGCTCGCCGTCCGTACGCGCCTGCTCCGCCGCGACCAGCGCCTGCTCGTACGCGCGCTTGGACTGGCCGGCGGCGGCGAAATGCCGGGCCGCCTCGCCCGGCGGACAAAACTCCGCGAGCCGGCCGTGCAGCGCCGCGCGGTCGGCGGCCGGCAGCACGCCGGCCGCGATCTCGGCGACACAAGGCGCCACCGGCGCGACCACGTCGTTATCGACGGTGACCAGACCCGCCTCCACCAGCTCGGCCACGCCGGGGCCGAGCCGGCGCGCCAGCTCCGGCCGGCCGAGCAGGCCGAGCGCGGCGATCGCCGTGCGAGCCGGCCGTTCCAGCTGCGCCACCGCCTCACCGATCGCGCGCTCCAGGTCGTCGGCGCGCGCCGACGCCGCGCGACCGAGGCCGGACAGGTCGCCGCCGGTACGCAACGCCCGCTTCGCCAGCACCTGCACCGCCAGCGGCATGCCACCAGCACGCTCCACGACGGCCGCGACCGCGCCGGCAGACAGCTCCGGGACCGTACGCTCGGCGAGCGCGGTGGCGGCCGCCCCGGTCAGCGGCGGGACCGCGACCCACGCACTCGCGGCCGTACGCAGCGCGGCGACCACCTCGGCCGGCAGGTTGTTCGGAGTACGCAGAGCGGCCAGAACCCGTACGTGTCGCGCGAGTCTCGGCAAAACGCTCAAAGTGACGCTGTCGGCCCACTGCAGGTCGTCGAGGACGAGCAGGCCGTCCTTCACTCGCGCGCGTACGGCCTCGGCCGCGAGGTCCAGATCGGCCTCCGGCAGCCGAGCACGGATCGCACGGCTCAACGCGACGCCTGGCACGTGCCGTAGGCTGGCGAGCCCGCCGCCACTGAGGACGACGCCGCCGGCCGCGCTGGCCAGCGCGGTGAGCAGCGTCGACCGGCCCACGCCGGGTGCACCGGTGATCACGACCAGTCCTGGTCGCACCGGCGCGGCAAGCTCGACAGCCGGATCGGTGGTGGGTGGCGCCACTGCTGGGGGCACCTCTGGGGGCACCTCTGGAGGCATTGCCGGACCTACCTCCCCCGGGGTGGCACGAACATGGGATGGTGCCCGAGAAGGATAGTTCTAAGGTCGTATCCGTATCGCAGTGAGATCCGCTTTCGTCGAAAGGCCCTTGGCGCGATGCCCTACAACGTTGTTGATATCAGCTTTTCCCCCGCAGGTCGCGTCCTGACGTCGTCCACCACGTCCTCGAAGTAGCCATGGCAGCCGGACCCCTGAGCACCCGGGTGGCCGCGCTGTGCGCCGAGGTCGCACCGCGGTTGAGCCCGTCGACGCGGGCCGCCGTGCTGGACCTGCGGCAGCGGCTCGGCGAGCCGCTCCGCGTGGCCATCGCCGGCCGCCTGAAAGCCGGCAAGTCCACGCTGGTCAACGCGCTGATCGGCCGCCGTGTGGCGCCGACCCAGGTCGGCGAGTGCACGCGGCTGGTCACCCAGTTCCGCTACGGCACCTCCGACCGCGTCGACGTCGTACGCCGCGACGGCAACCGGGTCAGCCTGCCGCTGGACTCCAACGGCATGCTGCCGCAGAAGATCGGCGTACCGCGTAACGAGGTCTCGTACATCGACGTCACGCTGTCGATCGAGCGGCTGCGCGACCTGACTGTGGTCGACACGCCGGGCCTGAGCTCGACCAACGAGCAGATCTCCGCCGGCAGCAAGGACTTCCTGCTCGGCAACGACGGCTCCGCCGAGGAATCGCAGGGCCTGCTGTCCGACGACATCGACGCGGACAGCGCCGGGGCACTCACCGGGGCCGAGGCGATCGTGTACGTCTTCACGCAGTCGGTCCGGCAGGACGACGTGGAGGCGCTGGAGGCCTTCCGCACCATGTCGGCCCGGCTGTCCAGCAACCCGATCAACTCGCTCGGCCTGTTCAACAAGGTCGACAAGCTGGTCGCGATGGGTGACCCGTGGCCGACCGCCGGCCCGCTGGCCAGCAGCCAGGCCGAGGTGCTGCGCCGGCAGGTCTCCGACGTGGTGCCGCTGGTCGGCCTGCTCGCCGAGACCACCGAGTCCGGCCGGCTCACCGCCGCCGACTGCGAGGCACTGCGGCAGATCGCCGGCATGTCCACGGTCGAGAAGCAGGTGCTGACCGCCTCCGTCGACCTGTTCGTGAGCCGCGACTGCCCGGTGTCCAAGGAGGAGCGTGAGCGGCTGCTCGTCCTGCTGGACATCTACGGCGTACGCTTCTCGCTCGCCGCGCTGGAGGCCGAGCCGGACCTGCCGACCAACGAGCTGAGCCGCCGCCTCTTCCTCGCCTCCGGCTTTCCGCGCGTACGCCAGGTGCTCGAACGCGCGTTCCGCTGGCGCAGCGACGCCATCAAGGCCGGCTGGGCCCTGACCGGGCTGGAGCAGATCGCGTCCCGCACCGAGCAGCTGCGCGACCGGGAGCTGCTCAGGGACACCGTCGAGCGGTTGCTGGCCGAGCCGGAGTATCACCAGCTCCGGCTGCTCGACGTGGCGCAGCAGGTCACCACCGGCGCGGTCGAGCTGCCACAGCAGATGGAGGACGAGCTGACCCGGCTCGCGCTGTCCGACGACCCCGCCTCGATCCTCGCGCTGCCGGCCGGCGCGCCACCGGCCGAGCTGGAGAAGGCGGCGCTGGAGGCGGCCACCAGATGGCGGCGCTTCGCCGTCGCCGGTGCGACGCCGTCGCAGGCCAGGGTCGCGCACGTCGCGCACCGCGGCTTCCACATCCTGTCCCAACGGGTCCGGCACCGGCCGGGTCCGCCAACCGGTCCCAACCCGGCCCACCGACCGCGCGTAACTGGGGGTTACTGACCCGATGTCGACCACCAATCTCCGCATTCTCGCGGCGGCGATCACCCTGATCATGGCCGTCGTGGTGGGCGTGTTGACCGGGGTGACCGGCGGCTTGGGCACGGCCCAGTGCGGCAGCGGCGCGACCCCCGGACCGGGTCAGAGCACCGGCAGCAACCAGCAGCCCGGCAGTGGGCAGACCGGCGGACAGACAACCGGACAGACCGGTGGGCAGACAGGTGGACCCGGCCAGCCAGGCGAGTCCGCGCAGCCGGGCACTGGCCCCGAGCAGGGCTCCGAGGACGGTCAGCTGGGCGGCACCACCGGCCAGCAGAACGGCACCGGTGGCAACCAGATCGGCACTGGGGGCGTCGGCCACGTGCTGACCGCCGAAGGCACCTGCGGCGGCTCGCGCTTCTCGCTGCTCGCCGCGGTGGTCGGCTTCCTCGGCACGCTGCTGACCGGCCTGGCCTGCCTGTTGATCATGGCCGCCGCCGGCCGCCGCGCCGCTCCGGCTGGCCCGCGCGCACCCGCGTCCGTGCCAGGCTCGCTCCCCGTCTCGGCACCACCGGCGCCGACGCCGGCCGACGGTGACCGCAAGCAGCTCGTGGACACCCTGATCTACGTACGCGACCGGGCCACCAGCACCGCCCTGACCGACCGGATCGCGCGCGACCTGCAGTCCATCGGCGTCACCGAGATCCGGCCCAACGGGGAGAAGTTCGACCCGTCCCGGCACGAGGCCGGCGGTTCGACCGACACCACCGACCCACAGCAGGACGGCTGGATCGCCGGCGTGGAGACCCCCGGCTACCTCGACCGCGGCCGCGTGCTGCGGCTCCCCGTCGTGACCGTCTACCGGAGGAACTCGTGAGCCAGCCAGTACAGACCGCCAAGCCCGACCCGCGGCAGGCCGAAGCGGCCCTGGTCCGCCAGGTCAGCGCGGCGATCGACAACGGCCTGGCGCACATCCGCCGGGTCGACCCGGACGCCGCCTCCGACATCGACGCGGTACGCCGGCGCGACGAGGGCCGGCCGGTCGTCGTCATCGTCGGCGAGACCAAGCGCGGCAAGTCGTCGCTGGTCAACGCGCTGATCGGCGCGCCGGGCCTGTCGCCGGTGGACGCCGCCGTGGCCACCAGCGCGTACCTCGAGTTCAAGCACGGCGACACGCCGGCCGCACGCGCGTACGTGCCAGGTGACGACGCGCCGGTGCCGCTGGAGGTCTCCAGCCTGCGCGACTGGGGTACGGTGCTCGGCCAGCTTCCCGAC
The nucleotide sequence above comes from Fodinicola acaciae. Encoded proteins:
- a CDS encoding LuxR family transcriptional regulator, whose product is MAPPTTDPAVELAAPVRPGLVVITGAPGVGRSTLLTALASAAGGVVLSGGGLASLRHVPGVALSRAIRARLPEADLDLAAEAVRARVKDGLLVLDDLQWADSVTLSVLPRLARHVRVLAALRTPNNLPAEVVAALRTAASAWVAVPPLTGAAATALAERTVPELSAGAVAAVVERAGGMPLAVQVLAKRALRTGGDLSGLGRAASARADDLERAIGEAVAQLERPARTAIAALGLLGRPELARRLGPGVAELVEAGLVTVDNDVVAPVAPCVAEIAAGVLPAADRAALHGRLAEFCPPGEAARHFAAAGQSKRAYEQALVAAEQARTDGERCSSLLLAAGLDGVDIPVEVRLDAVAAALSVGRYHAAVRVLDSFDGGEHNAAHRVLRAEALLQAGDPAGALETATGAADGLDDAQLAELDRIRILAAVGTADRAAIEAAVAAARSRAEGDRPAPVVAALAIAAAAQRQEGWQAELTAAAEACEAAGRTSDERWCRWVLAETLASDGDTELAGPAAAAGASRCAAGGAYSWETRFVALGLWVSALRGEGLDEVVRRAADMLDRSLPGRARAYALAAGCLAAADSGALGLARGRLSGGLPEGMVVRGIPAEALAWVGREVAWLDESPVDGADPAIGQSALLLGLAEITEHWAAYERAAGAIGAHAEDTGRLAAALLPPAQAAEATLRAWTRAAGGWPSSSEFNAAATAWHERVVREEIRALLGVVVAPDPPDAAVPALLAAETAAENAGLVVLLGRVRKALRRYVAHGRVSQRNLDERPRVGPSSSPLSARETEVLQLVAQGESTRRIATRLGLSRETVETHVRSGMRKLGARTRTEAAALVAAELGEPA
- a CDS encoding dynamin family protein; this encodes MAAGPLSTRVAALCAEVAPRLSPSTRAAVLDLRQRLGEPLRVAIAGRLKAGKSTLVNALIGRRVAPTQVGECTRLVTQFRYGTSDRVDVVRRDGNRVSLPLDSNGMLPQKIGVPRNEVSYIDVTLSIERLRDLTVVDTPGLSSTNEQISAGSKDFLLGNDGSAEESQGLLSDDIDADSAGALTGAEAIVYVFTQSVRQDDVEALEAFRTMSARLSSNPINSLGLFNKVDKLVAMGDPWPTAGPLASSQAEVLRRQVSDVVPLVGLLAETTESGRLTAADCEALRQIAGMSTVEKQVLTASVDLFVSRDCPVSKEERERLLVLLDIYGVRFSLAALEAEPDLPTNELSRRLFLASGFPRVRQVLERAFRWRSDAIKAGWALTGLEQIASRTEQLRDRELLRDTVERLLAEPEYHQLRLLDVAQQVTTGAVELPQQMEDELTRLALSDDPASILALPAGAPPAELEKAALEAATRWRRFAVAGATPSQARVAHVAHRGFHILSQRVRHRPGPPTGPNPAHRPRVTGGY
- the grpE gene encoding nucleotide exchange factor GrpE, encoding MSTTNLRILAAAITLIMAVVVGVLTGVTGGLGTAQCGSGATPGPGQSTGSNQQPGSGQTGGQTTGQTGGQTGGPGQPGESAQPGTGPEQGSEDGQLGGTTGQQNGTGGNQIGTGGVGHVLTAEGTCGGSRFSLLAAVVGFLGTLLTGLACLLIMAAAGRRAAPAGPRAPASVPGSLPVSAPPAPTPADGDRKQLVDTLIYVRDRATSTALTDRIARDLQSIGVTEIRPNGEKFDPSRHEAGGSTDTTDPQQDGWIAGVETPGYLDRGRVLRLPVVTVYRRNS